One Arenicella xantha DNA segment encodes these proteins:
- a CDS encoding AraC family transcriptional regulator: MNWVERISLVIEYVEQNLDGEISIDKAAIIACCSKFHLHRIFFSYFDITFSEYVRRRRFTLAAADVISTQATIVDIAMKYGYTSPNAFTRSFRKMHGVNPSEVRSANAKIATYSKASFPLEPIEAERMEYKIVEKPSFNIVGKSKRFEFDDFTKNGKKFWKEYVGSDDYKSLCELTNGKPGLVTGSPLLSAYFPDEKNEQDRFLDVLGVEYGFGEKVKEFKAHNVPAATYAEFDCSYRGAMKTNRYIYGKWFSATGYERDGGKPDIVSYFPMPWRHFSEMRLRWWVPVIKTSENA, translated from the coding sequence ATGAATTGGGTAGAGCGAATCAGCTTAGTTATTGAGTATGTAGAACAAAATCTTGATGGTGAAATTTCTATTGATAAGGCAGCAATAATAGCTTGCTGTTCGAAATTTCACCTTCATCGAATATTTTTTTCTTATTTTGATATTACTTTCTCTGAGTATGTAAGAAGGCGAAGGTTTACTTTGGCAGCGGCAGATGTGATAAGCACTCAAGCAACCATAGTGGATATCGCCATGAAGTATGGGTATACCTCACCAAATGCATTTACGCGATCATTTCGCAAAATGCATGGTGTAAATCCAAGTGAAGTCCGCTCTGCTAATGCTAAGATTGCGACATACAGCAAGGCCTCTTTTCCGTTAGAACCTATAGAGGCAGAGAGAATGGAATATAAAATAGTTGAGAAGCCGTCATTCAATATAGTCGGAAAAAGTAAACGATTTGAGTTTGATGATTTCACAAAAAACGGCAAAAAATTTTGGAAGGAGTATGTCGGATCTGATGACTACAAATCTCTTTGCGAGTTGACTAACGGTAAGCCGGGGTTGGTAACCGGCTCTCCATTGCTAAGTGCATATTTCCCCGACGAGAAAAACGAGCAAGATAGATTTTTAGACGTACTCGGTGTGGAATATGGATTTGGTGAAAAGGTAAAAGAATTTAAGGCTCATAATGTTCCAGCAGCAACTTACGCCGAGTTTGACTGTTCGTATCGTGGTGCTATGAAAACAAACCGATACATTTATGGGAAATGGTTTTCTGCAACTGGTTATGAGCGAGACGGAGGTAAACCTGACATCGTGTCCTATTTTCCCATGCCTTGGAGACATTTTAGTGAAATGAGGTTGCGTTGGTGGGTGCCAGTTATCAAGACTAGCGAAAATGCCTAA
- a CDS encoding YcxB family protein, which yields MEKTFKYEKEDWQKFQSYLETDLCRSKKMWHESVWFNLISWFVIAIVFFTFFQSKSEFSWATAGIVSFFFVSIYAQLVLTGIKFKKLCAPSEKGSFIGEHRFRFNESSIQSEGLGYTATHDWSVVKRVAKTNDAIYLFLDNAVAYIFPLSQIEDSGQFYEYINTKINVAASSN from the coding sequence ATGGAGAAAACTTTTAAATACGAAAAAGAAGATTGGCAGAAGTTTCAATCGTATCTGGAAACGGATCTCTGCAGATCGAAGAAAATGTGGCATGAAAGTGTTTGGTTTAACTTAATTTCTTGGTTCGTGATCGCCATTGTCTTTTTCACTTTCTTTCAAAGCAAAAGTGAATTTAGCTGGGCAACTGCAGGGATTGTTTCATTTTTCTTTGTGTCTATATATGCACAGCTTGTTCTCACTGGTATCAAGTTCAAAAAGTTGTGTGCCCCTTCTGAAAAAGGGAGCTTTATAGGGGAGCATCGTTTTAGATTTAACGAAAGTTCGATCCAGAGTGAAGGTTTAGGATATACCGCTACACATGATTGGAGTGTTGTGAAACGTGTCGCTAAAACCAACGATGCAATATATCTATTTTTAGATAACGCAGTTGCGTATATATTTCCGTTATCTCAAATTGAAGATTCCGGGCAATTCTATGAGTATATTAATACAAAAATAAATGTAGCAGCTTCGTCCAATTGA
- a CDS encoding PhzF family phenazine biosynthesis protein, translating into MRKLRFKKIDAFASQYSAGNPAAAVYLNSADDLSSAEMLQVAKELKGFVSEVGYVSPGTDTDYSLRFFSSEREVAFCGHATIAILNDIVANSAAMQDKAILSIATNSDRLVVENRYKSEKCVYISAPSARFSAKKIGVTDIVTALNCHANDIDQLQPIEIVNGGLETLVVPMAGLESILSVAPDLRTLNEFCIQIGVDIIILYSPESATQDSKYRTRVFAPTFGYLEDPATGSGNAAFGYYLLKHGKWDGEMMKVEQNSFRDLPNYVQLFSKGVDIGNCQVWFGGGAILKVDGEYLLR; encoded by the coding sequence ATGCGTAAGTTAAGATTTAAAAAGATAGATGCTTTTGCCTCTCAATATTCAGCAGGGAATCCAGCCGCTGCTGTATACCTTAACTCAGCAGACGATCTTTCTAGTGCAGAAATGCTTCAGGTTGCAAAAGAACTGAAAGGGTTTGTCAGTGAGGTTGGTTATGTCAGTCCTGGGACGGATACCGACTACTCACTTAGGTTCTTCTCTTCCGAACGTGAAGTAGCCTTCTGTGGTCATGCAACAATAGCTATCCTAAACGATATCGTCGCCAATAGTGCAGCAATGCAAGACAAGGCAATATTGTCTATTGCGACAAACTCTGATCGATTGGTGGTTGAGAATCGCTACAAAAGTGAGAAGTGCGTTTATATATCGGCACCGTCTGCCCGGTTTTCCGCAAAAAAAATTGGTGTAACTGATATTGTCACGGCCCTTAATTGTCATGCTAATGATATTGACCAATTGCAACCAATCGAAATTGTAAATGGAGGGCTTGAGACTCTTGTTGTTCCTATGGCAGGGCTTGAGTCTATACTTTCCGTGGCGCCGGACCTTCGAACTCTTAATGAATTTTGTATTCAAATTGGGGTTGATATTATTATCTTGTATTCGCCAGAGTCAGCTACTCAAGACAGCAAATATCGAACTAGAGTCTTCGCCCCAACCTTTGGTTATTTAGAAGACCCGGCAACAGGTTCAGGAAATGCCGCTTTTGGCTATTATCTCTTAAAGCACGGTAAGTGGGATGGTGAGATGATGAAAGTTGAGCAAAATAGTTTCCGCGACTTGCCTAATTACGTCCAGCTTTTCTCGAAAGGCGTTGATATAGGTAATTGTCAGGTATGGTTTGGAGGAGGCGCTATTCTAAAGGTAGACGGGGAATATCTTTTGCGTTGA
- a CDS encoding NmrA family NAD(P)-binding protein, with translation MNNQSSPIVIIGKNAKTGVRVNKRLIELGFETRPVSRSTSTCFDWENRTTWPAALQGAKSAYVTYQPDLAVPNAESDIRAFVEVAKAEGVEHIVLLSGRGEDGAQRAEQVLINSGLEWNVVRASWFAQNFSESFMAEGILNGHLILPAGNTPEPFIDTDEIAEVAVATLVDPSKRNRLYEVTGPELLTFQDCVDEISKQLNKEIKFTSVSIDDYLNILKEQNVPEDYQWLLNELFTVVFDGRNSSLAYGVEEATGAKPTRFSDYVTKTIKGGYWG, from the coding sequence ATGAATAATCAATCAAGCCCCATTGTCATCATCGGTAAAAATGCAAAAACTGGTGTTCGTGTCAACAAACGACTAATAGAGCTTGGCTTCGAAACTCGCCCAGTCTCCCGCAGCACCTCGACCTGCTTTGATTGGGAAAATCGAACAACCTGGCCTGCTGCGTTACAAGGAGCAAAGTCAGCATACGTGACTTATCAACCCGATCTTGCTGTACCCAATGCAGAGAGTGATATCCGCGCTTTTGTCGAAGTGGCGAAAGCCGAAGGAGTTGAGCATATTGTCTTGCTTTCAGGGCGTGGTGAAGACGGAGCACAAAGAGCAGAGCAAGTTCTTATCAACAGTGGCCTTGAATGGAATGTGGTTCGCGCCTCCTGGTTTGCACAAAACTTTAGCGAAAGCTTCATGGCAGAAGGTATTTTGAACGGCCACTTAATATTACCTGCTGGAAACACACCGGAGCCCTTCATCGACACTGATGAAATTGCAGAAGTAGCCGTGGCCACTCTGGTTGATCCAAGCAAGCGCAACCGCTTGTATGAAGTGACAGGCCCTGAGTTGCTGACCTTTCAAGATTGTGTTGATGAGATTTCCAAGCAGCTCAACAAAGAGATTAAGTTTACGTCGGTCAGTATTGATGACTACTTAAACATCCTCAAAGAGCAAAACGTACCAGAAGATTACCAGTGGCTCCTTAATGAACTTTTCACTGTTGTCTTTGACGGACGTAACTCAAGCCTTGCATATGGTGTCGAGGAGGCCACTGGCGCCAAACCCACAAGATTCTCAGACTATGTCACCAAAACCATCAAAGGTGGTTACTGGGGATAG
- a CDS encoding LysE family translocator, which produces MDINNITTFITVATLLVISPGPNGFLIAKTVPLSGQKAGVANICGFVVAFYVHGTLSIFGISILLVQSAQAFFVFKMLGAAYLIWIGIKALVSAFKVSGAKLPDLDQRNVKPVSVRNAFLEGFLTNALNPKVSMFYLAAFPQFISVNESVINAYALVTLHSIVNFVWFSTMVFMLSRIKNATNNVRFKRWLNSITGVVFIGFGSKLALMKNG; this is translated from the coding sequence GTGGATATAAATAACATCACAACTTTTATAACGGTGGCGACTTTGTTGGTTATTTCACCTGGCCCCAATGGCTTCCTCATCGCTAAAACAGTTCCATTGTCTGGGCAAAAAGCGGGCGTCGCTAATATCTGTGGATTCGTTGTTGCCTTTTACGTGCATGGCACATTATCCATATTCGGTATTTCTATCCTTCTGGTTCAATCAGCTCAAGCATTCTTTGTCTTTAAAATGCTAGGTGCTGCTTATTTAATCTGGATTGGCATCAAAGCACTTGTAAGTGCTTTCAAAGTTAGCGGTGCTAAACTACCCGATTTAGATCAACGAAATGTTAAACCAGTTTCGGTTCGAAACGCATTTTTAGAGGGGTTTTTAACAAACGCTCTCAACCCCAAAGTATCAATGTTCTATTTGGCGGCTTTCCCACAATTCATATCGGTGAATGAGAGCGTAATAAATGCATATGCGTTAGTAACATTGCACTCTATAGTTAACTTTGTTTGGTTTTCTACTATGGTATTTATGTTATCGCGTATCAAAAATGCTACAAACAATGTGCGGTTTAAAAGGTGGCTAAATTCAATAACGGGTGTTGTATTTATTGGCTTTGGTTCAAAGTTAGCGTTAATGAAAAATGGTTAA
- a CDS encoding MarR family winged helix-turn-helix transcriptional regulator: protein MLESQSLQLIQSAQRLNDLITQYLSQRLVEKGYESLTPSLLAFLSILECGVNYGSEIARNLGVTRQMVSKTVKQLCQLGYLEQIDGVGKQKEIHFTETGEYLMSDARQLLAELDEILFKNTNTRTPRAIIAELNIMICAVNDRQHA from the coding sequence ATGTTGGAATCTCAGTCGTTGCAGCTCATTCAAAGCGCTCAAAGGCTAAACGATTTGATTACACAATATCTCTCTCAGCGCCTAGTAGAAAAGGGTTATGAGTCGTTAACGCCATCCCTTCTTGCCTTTCTGAGTATTCTCGAGTGTGGGGTGAACTATGGATCAGAAATAGCAAGAAATTTAGGCGTGACAAGACAGATGGTCTCGAAAACAGTGAAACAGCTCTGCCAGTTAGGATATCTTGAGCAAATAGATGGCGTTGGGAAGCAGAAGGAGATTCACTTTACAGAGACTGGTGAATACCTAATGTCAGATGCCAGACAGTTGCTAGCAGAATTGGATGAAATCTTATTTAAGAATACAAATACTAGAACGCCACGCGCAATTATAGCCGAGCTTAATATAATGATTTGTGCAGTTAACGATCGCCAGCACGCATAA
- a CDS encoding ankyrin repeat domain-containing protein, which yields MSESPNNATPSDSDRSARLMGVNPLLLILLLAVLAFAVYLQVSNPHKKYSRQAYWQTATVDDVYTIPDEALQPGNRNGPVLLWAATGANDPEVIAALVERGADVNESDAGAFSGTPLSAAAGYSSNPAIIDVLVRLGADIHKVVGSNNKTPLIIAAEINQNPEIAERLIRHGANLNYRDLTGRTAIEQAIRFENNAVAAVLRKHSAPVLP from the coding sequence ATGAGTGAAAGTCCTAATAATGCAACGCCATCTGATAGTGATCGTAGTGCACGGTTGATGGGTGTTAACCCCCTATTGCTGATTTTGTTATTAGCTGTTCTCGCATTTGCGGTCTATTTGCAAGTGAGCAACCCGCATAAAAAATACAGTCGCCAAGCGTACTGGCAAACGGCTACGGTAGATGACGTTTATACCATTCCAGATGAAGCGCTGCAGCCTGGAAACAGGAACGGCCCAGTACTACTTTGGGCGGCTACCGGTGCCAATGACCCTGAGGTGATTGCGGCACTGGTCGAACGAGGAGCGGATGTTAACGAATCAGATGCCGGAGCTTTTTCAGGAACACCATTAAGTGCGGCAGCGGGTTATTCATCTAATCCGGCAATTATCGACGTGCTGGTGCGATTGGGGGCTGATATTCACAAGGTCGTGGGCAGCAACAATAAAACGCCGTTAATCATTGCGGCGGAAATAAATCAAAACCCAGAAATCGCCGAGCGCTTAATCCGACACGGTGCAAACCTAAATTACCGAGATTTGACGGGCCGAACCGCGATTGAACAGGCTATTAGATTCGAAAATAATGCGGTTGCTGCTGTGCTGAGGAAGCACTCTGCGCCGGTGTTGCCGTAA
- a CDS encoding lipocalin family protein: MSVFAQVDVAQNDLLGKWTANKLVAFGSTTEMDDNYYVTYEFSNDGNLTQSEYDDGKVTTNVYKYWVKDQRLQMNNGFLDVDLEVLEKSPESLVIKGPHATLYFEK; encoded by the coding sequence ATGAGTGTGTTTGCGCAAGTTGATGTCGCGCAAAATGACTTGTTAGGAAAGTGGACGGCGAATAAGCTGGTGGCGTTTGGTAGCACCACAGAGATGGATGACAACTACTATGTAACCTATGAATTCTCCAACGATGGCAATCTTACTCAGAGCGAGTATGACGATGGAAAAGTTACGACCAACGTTTACAAGTACTGGGTCAAAGATCAACGGCTTCAGATGAATAACGGGTTTTTAGACGTTGACTTGGAGGTGCTCGAAAAAAGTCCAGAGTCGTTGGTGATTAAGGGGCCGCATGCGACGCTCTATTTCGAAAAATAG
- a CDS encoding adenylate kinase, which produces MKKVAVFGKPGGGKSTLSKTLSVATGIELCPLDLIEYSQGGERVSAQAYADSHAKLIAQDRWIIEGLGTLRSFWLRVDAADTLIYIDLPYHVHYWWVTKRLLKSCFIQPEGWPEGSSVLKGTLASWKYLRLSPKFWTTELFSEIELRAKGKVIHRVTTVKQLNDLVANIS; this is translated from the coding sequence ATGAAAAAAGTCGCGGTGTTCGGAAAACCAGGCGGTGGCAAGTCCACGTTAAGCAAAACGTTGTCGGTGGCAACCGGCATTGAGCTTTGTCCGTTAGATTTGATTGAGTATTCTCAAGGTGGCGAACGTGTGTCAGCGCAAGCCTACGCCGACAGCCATGCCAAGTTAATTGCGCAAGACAGGTGGATTATTGAAGGCTTAGGAACCTTACGATCATTTTGGTTGCGGGTAGATGCGGCGGATACACTTATCTATATTGATCTACCGTATCATGTTCATTATTGGTGGGTTACCAAGCGCTTGTTAAAGAGTTGCTTTATCCAGCCCGAGGGTTGGCCTGAAGGTAGTTCTGTTTTAAAAGGCACCTTAGCGAGCTGGAAATATCTGCGCTTGTCGCCTAAATTTTGGACTACTGAGTTGTTCAGCGAAATTGAGCTGCGTGCCAAGGGCAAAGTCATTCATCGAGTCACAACCGTTAAACAACTGAATGATTTGGTAGCGAACATCTCTTAA
- the msrB gene encoding peptide-methionine (R)-S-oxide reductase MsrB, whose amino-acid sequence MNRRTLLSLTAVSLLGGVSWLRATEQDDTLTQTQSTMTTLDLDPNDLDPNPSSITPITLSKDEWRERLSEEAFYVLRKEGTERPFTSPFNDEKRDGQYACAGCGLALFDASHKFDSGTGWPSFFDAIEDRVETKRDFKLILPRTEYHCARCGGHQGHIFNDGPQPTGLRYCNNGVALSFIPKA is encoded by the coding sequence ATGAACAGACGAACACTATTGTCCCTGACTGCGGTTAGCCTACTTGGCGGCGTGTCTTGGCTACGTGCTACCGAGCAAGACGACACTTTAACCCAAACTCAATCCACTATGACAACTCTCGACTTAGATCCCAACGACCTAGATCCCAACCCATCATCGATAACTCCCATCACTCTTAGTAAAGACGAGTGGCGCGAGCGGTTAAGCGAAGAAGCGTTTTATGTACTGCGCAAAGAGGGAACCGAACGACCATTCACCAGCCCGTTTAATGACGAGAAGCGCGACGGTCAGTATGCCTGCGCCGGCTGTGGACTAGCACTGTTTGATGCGAGCCACAAATTCGACAGCGGCACCGGATGGCCCAGCTTCTTTGACGCCATTGAAGACCGAGTCGAAACCAAACGCGACTTCAAGTTAATTCTACCCAGAACCGAATACCATTGCGCGCGCTGTGGTGGACACCAAGGGCACATCTTTAACGACGGCCCACAGCCAACCGGATTGCGTTACTGCAATAACGGTGTGGCCCTGAGCTTTATTCCCAAGGCCTAG
- a CDS encoding cupin domain-containing protein gives MNKTMRLTQKNGVFRLLLKPAVLLIFGLNVVAASADQSTEEDAPRLIDSAIVSQEQAHKTQYDGSVFYTYFMGDSVGTVDTITGVAVLNPGKEIHPPHAHANEEYLMILEGTGEWNLNGKISKANTGDLLYAAPWDLHGILNTGETPLKFVVFRWNSKGLPVPPSPSE, from the coding sequence ATGAATAAAACTATGCGACTAACTCAAAAAAACGGTGTCTTTCGATTACTTTTAAAGCCAGCCGTATTGTTAATATTTGGCCTCAATGTAGTAGCGGCATCAGCAGATCAGTCGACTGAAGAAGACGCGCCTCGACTAATTGATTCGGCTATCGTTTCGCAAGAGCAAGCGCACAAGACGCAGTATGACGGCAGCGTGTTTTATACCTATTTCATGGGTGATTCAGTGGGAACGGTAGACACAATAACTGGCGTAGCAGTATTGAATCCGGGTAAAGAGATTCATCCTCCGCATGCGCATGCGAATGAAGAGTACCTCATGATTCTTGAAGGCACCGGCGAGTGGAATCTGAACGGTAAAATTTCAAAGGCGAACACCGGTGACTTGCTCTATGCCGCGCCATGGGATCTGCACGGCATACTTAACACGGGCGAAACGCCATTAAAATTTGTAGTGTTTCGATGGAACAGCAAAGGTCTTCCTGTTCCGCCTTCACCGAGCGAATAA
- a CDS encoding SDR family oxidoreductase, which produces MNPIVLVTGGSRGIGAATSKYLAKQNYAVCVNYISNKIEATKVVSDIEKNGGRAIAVQADVSKEDDVIRLFNTIDNSLGQITHLVNNAGILLPQIRVSEMTAERINKVLTTNVTSYFLCSREAINRMKSGGSIVNVSSAASRLGSAGEYVDYASSKGAIDTLTIGLSLEVASQNIRVNCVRPGFIYTEMHGDGGEPDRVERVKPLIPLQRGGTPDEVASSIAFLLSNEASFITGTFVDIAGGK; this is translated from the coding sequence ATGAATCCGATAGTATTAGTGACAGGTGGCAGTCGAGGGATAGGTGCTGCAACCTCTAAATATTTAGCGAAGCAAAATTATGCTGTTTGCGTTAATTATATTTCTAATAAAATTGAGGCCACTAAGGTTGTTTCGGACATTGAAAAAAATGGTGGCAGAGCAATCGCTGTACAAGCGGATGTTTCAAAAGAAGACGATGTAATTCGTTTATTTAATACTATTGATAATTCTTTAGGTCAGATTACCCACTTAGTCAATAACGCAGGCATATTGTTGCCGCAAATACGAGTGTCAGAAATGACAGCAGAAAGAATTAATAAAGTGCTAACGACCAATGTCACAAGTTATTTTTTGTGTTCTCGCGAAGCAATAAATAGAATGAAAAGTGGTGGTTCAATTGTTAATGTATCTTCGGCTGCATCAAGGTTGGGCTCTGCAGGCGAATATGTTGATTATGCCTCATCAAAAGGTGCTATCGATACATTAACAATCGGGTTGTCACTTGAGGTTGCTAGTCAAAATATACGTGTAAACTGTGTACGCCCAGGCTTTATTTATACTGAAATGCATGGCGATGGAGGAGAACCCGATAGAGTTGAGCGGGTTAAACCGTTGATCCCTTTACAGCGAGGTGGTACACCTGATGAAGTTGCTTCTTCTATTGCATTTCTTCTATCAAATGAAGCCTCATTTATTACAGGTACATTTGTTGATATAGCTGGTGGTAAATAG
- a CDS encoding ankyrin repeat domain-containing protein, with product MNSKSDIELFDVAIEPWIPGAIQKIKKYCTEGANPNLVCMNASTTRGPVTKGLTLLTHSVHEGAFRVDLVGHQIRNKQLSMLTYLFENGMPYDVSKLSSAVRQQYIPAVELLLAQGIDPDRPDDDETMLMLAASLGNMDIVKMLVKAGADVHRYAFDNIEWTASFVANKAKHKDVAKWLKSQMSKEFFAKQKEVVASRNPKFRNLYKNATSAEDLSTDDIVNKLEQWDKRFGIKVKKSDGCSLSILFEALPENIEEFWDEVIDLCPDIDDNNKAVLHQLETKKSIGLWWD from the coding sequence GTGAATTCAAAATCTGATATCGAGCTATTTGATGTCGCGATTGAACCTTGGATTCCCGGAGCAATTCAGAAAATCAAAAAATATTGTACTGAAGGTGCAAACCCGAACTTAGTTTGCATGAATGCTAGTACGACCCGTGGGCCCGTAACAAAAGGCCTAACACTTTTAACGCATTCTGTACATGAAGGAGCATTTCGGGTGGACCTGGTTGGCCACCAAATACGGAATAAACAGTTGAGCATGCTCACGTATTTGTTCGAAAACGGCATGCCCTATGATGTAAGCAAGCTATCGAGTGCGGTTCGTCAACAATATATACCTGCAGTTGAATTATTATTGGCTCAAGGTATTGATCCAGACCGCCCTGATGATGACGAAACCATGCTTATGTTGGCCGCAAGCCTAGGCAATATGGATATAGTAAAGATGCTGGTTAAAGCTGGCGCGGATGTCCATCGCTATGCATTTGATAATATCGAATGGACAGCGTCTTTTGTGGCCAACAAAGCTAAGCATAAGGACGTTGCTAAATGGCTAAAGTCACAGATGAGCAAGGAGTTTTTTGCTAAACAAAAAGAGGTTGTGGCATCTCGTAACCCAAAATTTCGCAACCTTTATAAAAATGCAACATCAGCAGAAGATTTATCGACCGACGATATTGTTAATAAGCTAGAGCAATGGGATAAGCGATTTGGTATTAAAGTAAAGAAATCTGATGGATGCAGTTTATCTATTTTGTTTGAAGCGCTGCCAGAAAACATAGAGGAGTTTTGGGATGAGGTCATTGATCTTTGTCCAGACATAGATGACAACAATAAAGCTGTATTGCATCAGTTAGAAACGAAGAAAAGTATTGGTCTATGGTGGGATTAG
- a CDS encoding DUF4345 domain-containing protein, protein MIESMFERIILGAAGVTAFTIGGFIALEPHTFYLSYDILLADDPSLLSELRGPGANLAVLGALMLAGLFYNPLSKASIIVAKIVFFAFPAGRVIGIFVDGVPSGAILAALAIEIAIAVLLVVAFRKTKAFT, encoded by the coding sequence ATGATTGAATCTATGTTTGAGCGTATTATTTTAGGGGCGGCTGGGGTTACGGCCTTTACTATCGGCGGGTTTATTGCGCTAGAGCCACATACTTTTTACTTAAGCTATGACATTCTGCTCGCTGATGACCCTAGCCTACTCAGTGAGCTACGAGGACCGGGGGCAAACCTCGCTGTATTAGGAGCATTAATGCTAGCAGGCCTCTTCTATAATCCCTTATCTAAGGCATCTATCATTGTCGCAAAAATCGTTTTTTTCGCCTTTCCTGCAGGTAGAGTGATAGGGATATTTGTGGATGGTGTGCCATCTGGGGCTATCTTGGCAGCGCTAGCTATAGAAATTGCTATCGCGGTTTTACTCGTCGTGGCCTTTAGAAAGACGAAAGCGTTCACATAA
- a CDS encoding flavodoxin domain-containing protein, with product MKFKKVLIVYDSGFGSTEDITRVLATELSRLGVEVEFQSAESARAPLDGEAVIVGSPIRYDRWLPTARQYVTRHQKILSKIPVAYFYTCLSLVQGTSNPIDDKQVYDDALLSMNTQVKPIMVASFPGTLKLEVMPWYYRFPLKWIAKSKGVSEGDYRDWAMIKSWAHHFFDYPIGSVK from the coding sequence ATGAAATTTAAGAAAGTACTCATAGTGTACGACTCAGGATTTGGCTCAACAGAAGACATCACACGCGTACTGGCAACAGAGCTCTCTCGCTTAGGTGTGGAGGTAGAGTTCCAGAGTGCAGAAAGTGCGCGCGCGCCGCTAGATGGCGAAGCGGTGATTGTGGGGAGTCCCATCCGTTATGACAGATGGTTACCTACCGCCAGACAATACGTGACTCGCCATCAAAAGATACTATCAAAGATACCTGTCGCTTATTTCTATACTTGTCTTTCTCTTGTGCAAGGAACATCAAATCCAATAGATGATAAACAAGTCTACGATGACGCTCTTCTTAGCATGAACACCCAAGTTAAACCGATTATGGTTGCAAGTTTTCCTGGCACATTAAAACTAGAGGTAATGCCTTGGTACTATCGCTTCCCCCTCAAGTGGATTGCGAAAAGTAAAGGCGTGAGTGAAGGAGATTATAGAGATTGGGCAATGATTAAAAGCTGGGCTCACCACTTTTTCGACTACCCCATCGGCTCAGTGAAATGA
- a CDS encoding AraC family transcriptional regulator → MDDKRTQAMAKFEQNRRQHEEVSSPLSQLKMSSVFYTYSTMKQPWGVKIPSIPSSTMFHLVLEGEAFVSVYEARVKLGPGDFILLPRGTGHDIVDVNNTPASDLFDNEIEKITEHYERLTTTGEGELTTTLCGTVLFDNEVTTSIIQSMPDYIFVPSQSLAHQTIESVVQSIHRETENEDYGAGLIVSKLADVLILQCIRTWINEISDEQQSWLLAHTDKRLSRAMKKIHGDPSAHIDIESLAELSGMSRTSFIDYFKKIVGQTPKKYITHWRLSLARERLLHGNEHVLNIALDVGYQSEAAFSRAYKSKYGVSPSYTKKSG, encoded by the coding sequence ATGGACGATAAAAGAACACAAGCAATGGCGAAGTTTGAACAAAACAGGCGTCAGCATGAGGAAGTCAGCTCTCCGCTCAGTCAGCTTAAAATGAGTAGCGTTTTTTATACTTACTCGACGATGAAGCAACCTTGGGGTGTGAAGATCCCTTCTATCCCATCTAGCACTATGTTTCACTTAGTTCTCGAAGGAGAAGCGTTCGTCTCAGTGTATGAGGCACGCGTAAAGCTGGGGCCAGGTGACTTTATTTTGCTACCACGAGGTACTGGTCATGACATCGTTGACGTGAATAACACACCAGCCAGTGACCTGTTTGACAATGAGATCGAAAAAATAACCGAACACTATGAGCGTTTAACTACGACTGGTGAAGGTGAGTTGACGACGACTTTGTGTGGCACGGTATTGTTTGATAACGAGGTCACGACGTCCATCATTCAATCAATGCCGGATTATATCTTTGTTCCGTCACAATCCCTTGCACACCAAACCATCGAAAGTGTGGTGCAATCTATACACAGAGAAACCGAAAATGAGGATTATGGCGCAGGACTTATCGTCTCGAAGTTAGCGGATGTATTAATCCTTCAGTGTATCCGTACTTGGATTAATGAGATATCTGATGAGCAGCAGAGTTGGCTATTGGCACATACAGATAAGCGCCTCTCTCGTGCGATGAAAAAAATACATGGAGACCCATCTGCGCATATAGATATTGAGTCTTTAGCTGAGTTATCTGGTATGTCTCGAACGAGCTTTATTGACTATTTTAAGAAAATAGTGGGCCAGACGCCTAAGAAGTACATTACACATTGGCGCTTATCGTTAGCGCGAGAGCGGTTGTTGCATGGCAATGAGCATGTCCTCAATATTGCACTCGATGTTGGATATCAGTCTGAAGCTGCGTTCAGTCGTGCATACAAGAGTAAGTACGGAGTATCGCCATCTTATACTAAGAAATCCGGGTAA